The genomic stretch GGAGGAAGGGAGTAAtagttaatttatttgaaaaagcCTCTCCTGGCACTAGTTGTCCTGCCCCAAAGAGTTCTGACAAAAGGTGGGCAAAAATATAGAAGAAATCACCACCACacaaagaaaagagagaaaagaaaatgcATTGTTGAAACACTAAGGTCATCCGCAGCGCTGTCTTTTAtccgtctcatcccttaactattcatgggtctcactgtatatttcactccatctcttaactaagagacagaacctgcaaccctctatCTCTTTTCCGTCTCTTAACAatctcttaacttactattcattcaatttcattttttattttatctccaacaaattcaattaataaaaacacatttcattaaataaaataaaattacaacataaaataaaaatacaacttaaaattcaaaaaaataaaaaaaacacataattaaaatcctaaaaaaataaaaattgcataatttaaaatacaattttatagaaattaaaaaaactactccgccggcgaatcatcccccgaagacAGTGGCGGTGCacccaagctacctggaggcggaataccaatttgtcttgccatatactcaattccggcaagatgggcttgatactgtggaggcgtcatgcgggaagtgtccgccatcgtggcggttaagtacatggacaatagggtgttcgagctcgagcccgcctggcttgattcgcctcggcccctcctccctctagccgccttcgccgccttggtcccttgcggccgacgacgCCCATGGGAGGACCCCCGACATCGTCTGctgtgccctcaacctcctgcgaggcaacctcttgtgcggcgctgcccgaaccgcccccactagacgagtattgaccacccgctgtgtgcttcgtgcgcttcgaggtcgagcccgagatggaccggacaccgccgaTCCACCTTTCCTCGTCGTTGACGGCCTCTCAAACATCGACATGCctgaattctttgccggtgtcttcgaaatagactcgcaaagccgatctcagaatgtcggctcctgtggctccgctttggtaatgagccgcttcgttcttgtagatgccgcagaattttttgacctctttgtcgactcggtcaaagtgagcgcggatcatcttcaatgtgcagcggcgggaccccttcgtcttaatctcgttgtaggcctcggtgaccttttcccagaagcacttccgggttggttgattcccgacgatgagatcgtacgagacgctgatccaggcattGTACACAGCCGGAGCCGCCACTGCCATAGTTGTCGTCGCCGGATATTTTGTGATGAcaattggagaggttagatgaaaattggagaggaaatggagatgatttgggaagaatagatgtgtatttgtgtgtaaaatgaggatgaaattggagtatttatagagtaaaaaaaataaaaaaaaaataaaaaggaaaacggtcgaaaaacggtaatattactattttttttattttttttattttttaattttattaaattcgaattaaaaaaatgatttattgcgttagcgtgacgaagcccactcacgggccggcgagtgggcgtcaagCATGGCGCcagagcgcgccacgtcgcgtgagcgcgtggcgagacagtcCTCGATCTGTCTCGgtgggacgagacgggacgctgcaacgcgtctcgtctcggcgggacgagatacgagccacccgcgggacgcgttgcgggtggcctaaaaAAAGCAGACATAATGGTGTAGTTAAAAACTTACTCCACTTAGTTACAAGTTGAACTTGAACCTAGTTGACCAAAACAAAGAGGGCAAATCCTTATTTTAATTTCGTTTATGATGTCAATACAAACTTGGTTAGGTAAAGGCTCCGTGAATGGTAGGagtaattattttcaaaaactgTAAGACAAAAGAGAGGCAAGTCAAAGGTAAATTAACAAAAGCTATTACCAAACCGGGCAAATTGATAGGGGTTTCggtattttatcaaattttgattATTGAACTATCACTGTCATTTGCAATTTGATGCGACACTCCTCCCATCCAATATGTTAGATGTTGCTATATTCatcttaaaaatttaatattgacAAACACATTTTAtgcattcatttttattttctgtgACCATTTTGATAatgtaaattaaatttgatcTAGTACGCTTTCCCAATACAAAATGTTACAAGACTATGAAAATCAAAGCATATCACTCACATATTTAGGTCCATTGTTGTGGTAGAGAAAGGAGTTTATAGCTGACTATCTCAGTGAAAAGGTAGGATATTGGACTTGTTTGGACGTGCCTTTTAATtgataaatgaataaaaaattaaaatcgtgCCATATTAAACTCAAAACTAAGTTCTTTGGTCTTGGACATTGACCACTTTATTATTaggatatttatttttttaagaatggGGAGCATTTGTTATTGTTAATATGGTACCTGAGACATTTGATACTATTTTTTAATCTTCTTTCCTGTTTTGAAATGTATATTTCTGTATATAGTGCTGCTGCACTTCAAAAAACATGACAGCTAATTTTTGTTAAAAAGAGCTAATAAAGCCTCGTAACTAAACCTTCGTATATTAAGTATTGGAAATTACATAGTAAAAGGCAATATACACGACGGATTCAGAGTAGTTGAATAAATCAATTATCGGTATTGAAAATTGGGTAGTAGCTGCGTGCTCCATGCCTTGCGATTCAGTTCatacaaatttaatttcattaattggtACACACGTAAAGTCTATCACGTAATTCATTAATCAAACAAGACTTAATTATATGGCTGAAAATGatacatataaatattatttaatacaCATTTATTGATAAGGTGTAATCCGTTGCTAACtcttcttaagttgctaactcatcaatgcaatgtattaaaaatgtcaattcaATAATACTGAAATATCAAtataaacttaagttgatattttaatacattatcaatgtcaacacaatttattaaaatgtcaacataaatacgtgttgacatttttaatacaatatgttgatgagttagcaagttagcaatttaagaaaagttaagcattttaacgcaccccttATTGATGTAAACATATACTACTATCTATTACCCTAAACAATAAAGGTAAATATACATAAATTGTACATGAACATAAAACCCTTAgactttaatttaataaattatattacaaaTTAGTTTTGCTATTAGTTATAATATTCTATAGCAAAACACGCAATATGGAACATTTATGATAAATTTTCACAAGATTTCAAGTTTGATTAGATCAAGTTTCACAATATTCCatagaaaaattatttttccttaaatttatagatatttaatttgaaattttataattttctaaATTGTTATAGAACTATTTGCATGATATATTTTAAgctaatttaaatttataaattttcaatgtaaattatttaaaatgttcAATTATGTAGTGTATTACTCTAATTTATATACGTTTATCACTATCCATTAAACCTAAACCCATCAAACATAAATTTGTTGAATAAAAATTAGAGACCTGCTCCATAGATTGATTATGTTAAACGCATTAATTAAAGCCTTACTAAGTAAAAAAAACTTATTGATTTTTAACCTAGTATTTATGACAAGTAAATAAGAAGAATATGTCAACTATGAATCCGCAAGTTCAATCATATCATGAATTTTCACTAATTAGTTAGAAGCAAGATTTATAATGGTTAGTTCATAAGCAACTCCTAGAATTAGTCTACACACAGTGTTAGCAGATGTGTGCTTACTACTACTGAACCCTCTCGAAAGATGAATCACAAGTTGCAGGAGTTGTTTCTCAACCAAAAGCTGTATAGTGATGTACCTTAAATAGACGATGAAAGAGAAACGGGAGTGGTAGCAACAACAACGTGAATGGCTGGGGAAAGTCATGTCAATGTGCACATTTCTGGTACACATCACCAAATGAACCTCTGTGTCCCAGCTTCGTGCGCCCAAGAGAAGGGCCGGAACAAGAACATATACATTGTGAAGAAATTGATACAAAGATACAAGAACCCCAGCAGAAGCCAACTAATGTTGTCAATAATGTCGGTGTGGAGAACCATGAAGAAGAATGGAATTGTATAGTATCTGAACTCTATCAATGGTGTGGGAATAAGTGTTGCAGCGCAAGCCAAAACATATACCAACACCCAGAGCTTCTTCTGATTTTTGGCTGCAAATAACAAAAGAATTAATCTCATCTCAAGATTAAAATTGTCGAAATAATAATACATGAAGAAAGGAATGCTGGACTTCGCACTAACCCAAATTACAGACTATGGAGAACCACGAGTAAATATAAAATGGGATCATAAGGTACTTGGTCGACCAATGGCGGTTGATGACTTTCCGCCAGAGATAGAAAGGATAATGCCGATTGTCTGCTAAGAGATATGGGTGGGCAATGCTGCAGAAGACAATACAACTTTTTTAGTAGAATGTAGGTTATCCTATTACTAGATCCATCAAGTTTTTCGCTTTAATTGAAGAAGCTGTGAAGCTTTCATTAACGCAGCAATTGGAAGACATGAATCACATTCAGAATGAACAGAACAATACAGAAAGACTTGCGACTTTCCTTCAAAGAAGTATGACTTCGATAACTCATACGGATTATATCATATTGAGCAAGATATTCTGGAAAAAGCATATCACGGAAAAGTGAAACAAATTTAACTAGGTGTGGTGAAGCAGCTGACTGACTGGGACATATGAATTAATCTCACTGATTAATTAAGAAAAGACATTTTAGAAATGATCATCCTTCAGTTTCTTTGATTACTTAACCTGAAATATTTCACAGAAAGGAAAGCAAGGGCCAAGGCCATGAACCCCTGTAAAAAGCCAAGCAGTCTGTTCTTGAGGAGCTGATGAGACAGAGTGGCAGCTTGACCAAAAGAGAAATGGATAGGAAAAGTAAACAGAGAAGAAACCACGCCGTAATACAGAAACTGGGCAAAATGGGGGGAAACTGCATGCGCGTCTTTAGCACCTGAAAATTTGGGGCAAGTTACTATTTTCAGTTGATGCAAGGGATAACAAAATGATATACTGTCAATAGAGCTGAAGAAAGAGATGAGAAGTACTTCTCCAAAAAAGTGTGAGAATGGAAGTAAAATATACCAAGAACAATACTTCCATTCCAGCACACAAATGCTACAAAAGCCGCAAATACCATCAAGAAAGGACTTAGCAAAACCAAAATCTCCAATAAATGATTCCAAGATATAATTACTATGCTATAAATTTCGTCAAGCAATCCTGCATCACAGAGGAGATGTAATTATGTTAGCAATCTTAGAACAAAGAAAAACGTAAAAATGCTGAAAAATTATTCCAAGGTGCTAGGTGGTGGGGACAATTGCAAGCCCTGTTATAACTAACTTGTCTGACTTTTTTGCATTAATATGCAGTAGCAACTCTGCACCAACGAGATCCATTCATCTTTCTTACTAAAATATACTAGTTCTAATTATCAAAAGATAAACAGTATTCTGCAATCAAATCAATTAATTGCAAGATTCTTCCTGATTAATTTGATGCACTACTGGAATTGTAGGGATATGAGATGTAACCTGAGGAATGTTCCATAGGATTCAACGTTGCTACGGCATGTTTTTTCTGATTTCTCACACCATTATTGACCCTTCGCTTTCTCAATTTGGAGTTCACTGTAAAACCCTTATGGATGTCGGAGAAATCATCATTTTGCATTGCTGTCCTTACCTTATCTATTTCCTCCTCCCTATCCTTTAGATGAGACTGAGCGAACTCTATAACGCCAGTGCAAGCAGCAAAGAGCAACCATATAATATTTGTTTGCCTTACCAACACAGAAACAGTACCGAGCTACAGATTATTGAAAGTAAGATCATCATAAGGAAGATGGAATGCCAAGGAAAAAGCTAAAATCATGGTTGGCAGATGAAGAGTAAAAGTAAAACTTCCTTAAAAGGACAAAGTAGTAGTCCCATGGTATGCATATTAAATAGTGGAAAACACTTTGAAGTATCAAAAGAAAAACTGCATATGAAGAATTAATTGTACATCCTGATGCTAAGACGCTGAGTTAATTAGATTAGGAAACTGACATAATTAGAGAAGTACAATAAACAACATACTGAAACCAAATTTAAAGATCCTCCACAGGCTGTAGGTGCAGTACTAGATGATTGACACTCATCGCGATTGGAAAGTTCAAGACAATAAAAAGGAATAGTTCTTACCAAAGAACTGAAGATGTACTTCTTCTTCAAAACTAGAAGATACATAGCAAGTACTGCAGTTAGAGATGCCACGTCTGTATAGTATAAAAAGGAGAAGAACCAGTGCAACGGATACAATGACAAAACCACAGCACGAAATGTTGCTATCTTGTCATCAAGCGATGGTCTCAGATGAATGATTATCTCATATACAAGAATGCTACATACTACTGAAAGAACACCATTGTTTAGTCGTAGAATTGAAGTAGAGCATGAGTCTGAAAACGATGGCACTGCTCGCATGCAGAACAATCCTGGAAACAAAGAAGCAATATAGGCAAGTGAAAGAAAGTACCTGCAAAATTTTATATTGCATAAATCAACTTCTTTTACTTGGAAAAATTCTATATAACTGGATTTTGTTAACAAAGCTCTCTTGACTGCTCTTATTATCAATTACTACTAGCTTATTTCATTATCATCCAAAATATTGAGGTAATATGAATGAGATTAATGCGactaaattgattttttttacaattcatCAGGCCATTCTAGAAAAGTAATAAGGACATGAATATCTTATATCCTCAGTATCAATGGAATGCTTAGACGAATAAATAATCTTCTAAACGTTCCATACATATCCAAATTTCTGAGCAGAGAAAACCCCATGACTGCAGCCTTAACTCCTACACCCAAAAAATAATGCCAATTGGCCCCAATACATTAAGCGACACAATACAGTGAAACAATTAACCGTATGTAAAGAGACTAGTTAATCAATTCCAGTACGAATAGCAATTTCAACTAGTAGAAATTaaggaataaataaaaaaccaGAATGGAATGAATTAAGACGAAATGAAGACTCACAGTCCAGGAGGCGTAGTGATCAGGGGATCCCAACTTGTGAAATTCCCCCGACAGTAGTGTTGCGCCTGGGGAACGTGGAATATCTCATCCTTCACTTCCACCATTGACATTGAGGAAAGAAAAAATTCGATGAGAAATGAAATGGTGAATTTAGAGTGATGTTGATTGGTCAAAATTAGGTAAATCGGAAAGGTGAAAGAGAGGAGTTTACCATGTAAGGGTCGGGAACAAAACGATTGACGATGAGATGAACGGGAATTAGACATAGAGTTACGACCGATGCAACGGCGGTTCTACCCATACTTGGGGATAAAGTTTTCCGATTAGCTGAAAAGGAGTCACAAGTCACAACACCGATTAATAGCGACTCCCCCGTAAGATTTATGGCTATCAGCAACTTTGTCCCTTATTTGTCTATTAACCGTCTCATATCTTCACTATACATGAGTCTCATTGTACTTTCAGcccctgcaaccctccatctcttaactatctcatcccttaattattcattcaatttgattttttttattttcaacaaattcaattaataaaatacacatcattaaataaaataaaattacaacttaaaattctaaaaaaataaaaaaccacattaataaaatcctaaaaaattacataatttaaagtCTTCCGCTCACTCtatctaaattcaaaatctcaaaactcaaaaaagcagaagaaagagttgtctaatgacgatcatgtgcgtctactagttgccaaattttgcccaaatgtgctccattagatcctcatggagttgggcgtgggcggtagaatcacgtgtcatTGCTCGAATAGACAACTGATCttgcatagacggatgcactccactgcgaggcggactacttgcggtagagcttcccggggtttcagggtcgaaccaatttcccgcctcaggtccttcgtcggtgaaaatcatgttgtgcaagattatgcacgtatacatgatgtcgaccatattctccataaacgacgtacgagccggggctttgataatgttgaagcgagcttggagaaccccgaacgctctctccacatccttgagagtgtttgagtgagaatagagagtttttttggtggattaatttgtgggaatgatttgatatttatagaagtgatcagtggcttaaaaaaatacaaaaaaatgaaaaatttgtaaaaaaacggctataaacggctagtataattttgggattttttttcaaattttttctgaattttaaaaaaaaataaataaaatacattttcAACGAAAATAAACGACACCCACTCGCGGACGAACCACGgctcgccacgtggccaacgcgcgtggcgagaccgCCCGCGGACTGCCTCTCCGCAACGAGACACGGGACGGGATGGGATAGGGACGGGCTGAGGATAGAGACAGCAACGAGACGCGTGGCGGATGCTCTAAGGGtctttcaaaataaaaaatactggACTTTAGAAATTCCTAGTAATAGgtgaatggaaaaaaaatatttttttcagttTGTCTCTTtgaattatgattttttaaaattttgcaaacttttattctttcactaataatattttaaatattttttctttctacctatctcttattttactaattatgtattaaaactcgtgtctaaCCAAAGTACATACTCTTGTGGAACGAAAGGagtaaaagagaagagaaaaaaaaaacaaagtacTACGAATGATGAAGAGAAAATATGGATAGAATAATACTCCGTATTAATAATTTCAAagaaacttttttttatgagactattttttatgcaCACCCCAAAATAAAAGGATATGActagacatgcccacggttcgtaaaccggcggttccggttttggagAAATGTGGAACCgaaaccgaaccgtgaggctatttcatgGTTCCAGTTTACGTTCGAAAACCGGCTGtttcggttccggttttggTTCCGAACCGCAGGTTTTTTGGTGTGTTTTACGGTTTTTCACAGTTCCGAACTACCGATTTCCGGCAATTTTTCGCGGTTCCGACTAGATTTAACGATTTTCCGACGGTTTTTCACgattccggtttggaaccgtacagaaccggcggttccggcacagtttcggttcgtaaaatttggaaccggaaccagcacgcggttcaaaatatggcggtttcggttcaagaaaaaagtcaGAGATTACGGTTCCGCGATTAACCGCCGGAACtgaaaaccttgggcatctctagaTATGACTATAATTTATTGATAAAGGGGGTATGAATAACAAAAATAAGGAATTCTTGCTCTTTTAAGTtgcaagataaaaaaaaagaaagaaaaaactctcaaatgatatttttgcgTCAATTCAAGTTCATGGACCTAAAAGGGTATAAAATGCGTTTTCTAGGgaccaaatttgaaaaaattactctataaagttaaacaatttcttaaaacttatgTATGTTCAAAACGTGTCTTTTATTCCATAACgatgaaaaataattataccCAAAATCTTGGTGTATTCAGAGCTCAGCTATTAATCAATTTAATCATGATTATATTTATCATTACAATTCATCAATTCTAAATTTCCATTCAAAATAATCGTAATTAGAAGTTAACTAAAAACAATTTGATGCAACGTAACCAATAAATTCAGTAATGTGGAGGAAAACAGATATTGTGTGCAACTTCTTATTGAGCCCTCCAATTCAAAATTCTCCACAATTTAAACGTGCTAGACTTTTGACATAGTGAGAAATGGGCTGGATCTTGACATACTTTCGCAaagacaaattaattaaataattaaaccaTTAATATCTTCTCAAAAAATCTCCTCATTTACCATTACGTATATACAGACTTaagatattttaaattattaaataacaattttaaaataGTTAAACAAAACTAGAATCAATTAACAATGAACAAAACGAGTAACAACTTTTTGTTATATGAGAATTTAAAATATATGTACAAATTAAAACTGAAacataataaatttgaaacaaaTCTCATAATATAATATTCAAAAGTTAAATCATGAAGTAGAAGATAAAAATCTATTACAATAAAGaattaaacaaaatggaaattacTCATAATTTATTTAAGAAAAAGTCTTTGTACATTacactaattttaaaataaaaaaaccatcaACCTCATTACAAACTAAAACCTTGGAAAGCATACTTTTGTAGTTTTGTAAGAGGGAAGGAATATTAAGCATGACTTTTATTCATTTACCAGATAAATAATGGACCAGATTAATAAAAGTTTACTAGTATCGACGAGTTATGAATAACAACAATAATAGTTATTGTTTGACTTTCTTTTTAAGATATAGTTTCATTAGCTTATCATGACAAAACACATTTGAGAtcctaatattaataaaatgtattttattaagtctttttaaaaaaacttaGCTTATTAAATTCTTATACAATTTAAtaaatcattttataattttgtttataggtATTTATACTAATGCATTTTGAAGAGATTCTTTGACCGTATCTTTATTTAACGgacttcaaattttaattatttttttattaattaaatttatttatttatatatttttatttatttggaaaTTATCAGTTGACCCAagaattattgaaaaaaatataaatttataagttgATAATGGACAA from Salvia splendens isolate huo1 chromosome 4, SspV2, whole genome shotgun sequence encodes the following:
- the LOC121798956 gene encoding dol-P-Glc:Glc(2)Man(9)GlcNAc(2)-PP-Dol alpha-1,2-glucosyltransferase-like isoform X3, encoding MRAVPSFSDSCSTSILRLNNGVLSVVCSILVYEIIIHLRPSLDDKIATFRAVVLSLYPLHWFFSFLYYTDVASLTAVLAMYLLVLKKKYIFSSLLGTVSVLVRQTNIIWLLFAACTGVIEFAQSHLKDREEEIDKVRTAMQNDDFSDIHKGFTVNSKLRKRRVNNGVRNQKKHAVATLNPMEHSSGLLDEIYSIVIISWNHLLEILVLLSPFLMVFAAFVAFVCWNGSIVLGAKDAHAVSPHFAQFLYYGVVSSLFTFPIHFSFGQAATLSHQLLKNRLLGFLQGFMALALAFLSVKYFSIAHPYLLADNRHYPFYLWRKVINRHWSTKYLMIPFYIYSWFSIVCNLAKNQKKLWVLVYVLACAATLIPTPLIEFRYYTIPFFFMVLHTDIIDNISWLLLGFLYLCINFFTMYMFLFRPFSWAHEAGTQRFIW
- the LOC121798956 gene encoding dol-P-Glc:Glc(2)Man(9)GlcNAc(2)-PP-Dol alpha-1,2-glucosyltransferase-like isoform X1, whose translation is MGRTAVASVVTLCLIPVHLIVNRFVPDPYMDEIFHVPQAQHYCRGNFTSWDPLITTPPGLYFLSLAYIASLFPGLFCMRAVPSFSDSCSTSILRLNNGVLSVVCSILVYEIIIHLRPSLDDKIATFRAVVLSLYPLHWFFSFLYYTDVASLTAVLAMYLLVLKKKYIFSSLLGTVSVLVRQTNIIWLLFAACTGVIEFAQSHLKDREEEIDKVRTAMQNDDFSDIHKGFTVNSKLRKRRVNNGVRNQKKHAVATLNPMEHSSGLLDEIYSIVIISWNHLLEILVLLSPFLMVFAAFVAFVCWNGSIVLGAKDAHAVSPHFAQFLYYGVVSSLFTFPIHFSFGQAATLSHQLLKNRLLGFLQGFMALALAFLSVKYFSIAHPYLLADNRHYPFYLWRKVINRHWSTKYLMIPFYIYSWFSIVCNLAKNQKKLWVLVYVLACAATLIPTPLIEFRYYTIPFFFMVLHTDIIDNISWLLLGFLYLCINFFTMYMFLFRPFSWAHEAGTQRFIW
- the LOC121798956 gene encoding dol-P-Glc:Glc(2)Man(9)GlcNAc(2)-PP-Dol alpha-1,2-glucosyltransferase-like isoform X2, producing MSNSRSSHRQSFCSRPLHVKDEIFHVPQAQHYCRGNFTSWDPLITTPPGLYFLSLAYIASLFPGLFCMRAVPSFSDSCSTSILRLNNGVLSVVCSILVYEIIIHLRPSLDDKIATFRAVVLSLYPLHWFFSFLYYTDVASLTAVLAMYLLVLKKKYIFSSLLGTVSVLVRQTNIIWLLFAACTGVIEFAQSHLKDREEEIDKVRTAMQNDDFSDIHKGFTVNSKLRKRRVNNGVRNQKKHAVATLNPMEHSSGLLDEIYSIVIISWNHLLEILVLLSPFLMVFAAFVAFVCWNGSIVLGAKDAHAVSPHFAQFLYYGVVSSLFTFPIHFSFGQAATLSHQLLKNRLLGFLQGFMALALAFLSVKYFSIAHPYLLADNRHYPFYLWRKVINRHWSTKYLMIPFYIYSWFSIVCNLAKNQKKLWVLVYVLACAATLIPTPLIEFRYYTIPFFFMVLHTDIIDNISWLLLGFLYLCINFFTMYMFLFRPFSWAHEAGTQRFIW